The following proteins come from a genomic window of Astatotilapia calliptera chromosome 11, fAstCal1.2, whole genome shotgun sequence:
- the plcl2 gene encoding inactive phospholipase C-like protein 2 has translation MAEFEEDGSLPPLNPDDTAVPSDNAAGKTHCEVSVLNGDCGISENMVGSGSLVAPGSQTGVDNANTSAGLDTKSEIPRRSSIIKDGKQRKERKKTVSFSSMPTEKKISSASDCISAMVDGSELKKVRSNSRIYHRYFLLDADMQSLRWEPSKKEVDKAKIDVKSIKEVRTGKNTDTFRTNGTYDQISEDCAFSVIFGENYESLDLVANTADVANTWVTGLRYLISYGKHTLNMIESSQNNMRSSWLGELFDEEDTTNSKQLSICTAVQLVKKLNPGLKNVKIELKFKELHKVKDKSGSDVAKEEFIEVFHDLCTRPEIYFLFVQFSSNKEFLDTKDLMIFLEAEQGMAQVSEETSFDVIQKYEPSKEGQLKGWLSLDGFSNYLMSSECHIFDPEHKSVCQDVNQPLSHYYINASHNTYLIEDQFRGPSDVTGYIRALKMGCRSVELDVWDGPDNEPVIYTGHTMTSQIVFRSVIDVINKYAFVASEFPLILCLENHCSLKQQRVMFQHLKKILGDKLHLDPPKPEDCYLPSPNELKGKILLKGKKLGTNCTASEGEVTDEDEGAEMSQRMSIETAEQQTVALKKFQLSKELSDLVTLCKSVEFKDFPTSFQKQKHWELCSFNEVFASRCASEFPGDFVNYNKKFLARVYPSPMRIDSSNMNPQDFWKCGCQIVAMNYQTPGLMMDLNIGWFRQNGNCGYVLRPAIMREQVSYFSANTKDSVPGVSPQLLHIKIISGQNFPKPKGSGAKGDVVDPYVYVEIHGIPADCAEQRTKTVNQNGDNPLFDESFEFQINLPELAMVRFVVLDDDYIGDEFIGQYTIPFECLQPGFRHVPLQSLTGEVLPHTLLFVHVAITNRRGGGKPHKRGLSVRKGKRSREYASMRVLLIKALDDVFKTAIQPLREATDLRENMQNAIASFKELCGLSAVANLKQCILALSPRLTGPDNNPLLVFNLNEQYPNLEPQGLLPEVLKKVVTTYDMVIQTSKTLLESSEGVYERILQTQKAAMEFHENLHDLAVKEGLKGRKLHKAVESFTWNITILKGQADLLKHARSEVQENLKQIHYAALTCKLTKGSAVSGSFGSESKSRCSLEAIPEKAIAEEELTDEDN, from the exons GATGGAAAACAgcggaaggaaagaaagaagactGTCTCATTCAGCAGCATGCCCACTGAGAAGAAGATTAGTAGCGCAAGTGATTGCATCAGTGCCATGGTTGATGGGTCTGAGCTCAAAAAAGTGCGATCCAATTCGCGCATTTACCATCGCTACTTTCTCCTTGACGCCGACATGCAGTCTTTGAGATGGGAGCCTTCAAAGAAGGAAGTAGACAAGGCTAAAATCGATGTAAAATCTATCAAAGAGGTTCGGACAGGCAAAAACACAGATACTTTTAGAACTAATGGAACCTATGATCAGATTTCGGAGGACTGTGCTTTCTCTGTCATTTTTGGGGAGAACTATGAGTCCCTAGACTTGGTGGCGAACACTGCAGATGTAGCCAACACGTGGGTCACAGGGCTGAGGTACCTGATATCCTATGGGAAACATACCTTAAATATGATTGAGAGCAGTCAGAACAACATGCGCTCATCGTGGTTAGGTGAGctttttgatgaggaggataCTACAAACAGCAAGCAACTTTCTATATGCACTGCTGTACAGTTAGTCAAAAAGTTGAATCCGGGActcaaaaatgtgaaaatagaaCTGAAATTCAAGGAGCTGCATAAAGTTAAGGACAAATCAGGTTCGGATGTGGCAAAAGAGGAGTTCATTGAAGTCTTTCACGATCTTTGTACCAGACCAGAAatatattttctctttgttcagTTTTCCAGTAATAAAGAATTTCTTGATACCAAGGACTTAATGATATTTCTGGAGGCAGAACAGGGAATGGCACAAGTCAGCGAAGAGACCAGCTTTGACGTAATTCAGAAATATGAGCCATCGAAAGAGGGCCAGCTCAAAGGTTGGCTGTCTTTGGACGGGTTCTCTAACTATCTTATGTCCTCAGAGTGCCATATATTTGACCCTGAACATAAATCAGTCTGCCAAGACGTGAACCAACCCTTGTCCCACTACTACATCAATGCATCACACAACACCTACCTGATAGAAGATCAGTTCAGAGGCCCCTCTGATGTGACAGGCTATATCCGTGCTCTCAAGATGGGCTGCCGCAGTGTAGAGCTGGATGTGTGGGACGGACCTGATAATGAACCTGTAATTTACACTGGTCACACAATGACCTCACAGATAGTTTTTCGCAGTGTCATTGACGTCATTAACAAATATGCCTTTGTTGCCTCTGAGTTTCCATTGATACTGTGCTTAGAAAACCACTGTTCCTTGAAGCAACAGAGAGTCATGTTCCAGCACCTAAAGAAAATCCTTGGAGACAAGCTCCACCTAGATCCTCCAAAACCTGAGGACTGTTACCTTCCATCTCCTAATGAACTGAAGGGGAAGATCCTACTGAAGGGTAAGAAGTTGGGCACAAATTGCACTGCTTCAGAAGGTGAGGTGACAGATGAGGATGAAGGGGCAGAGATGTCTCAAAGGATGAGCATTGAGActgctgaacaacaaacagTTGCACTCAAGAAATTTCAGCTGTCCAAGGAGCTCTCTGATCTGGTGACTTTGTGCAAGTCTGTGGAGTTCAAAGACTTTCCAACATCTTTCCAAAAACAGAAGCATTGGGAGCTGTGCTCTTTCAATGAAGTCTTTGCCAGTCGCTGTGCCAGTGAATTCCCAGGTGACTTTGTTAACTATAACAAGAAGTTCCTAGCACGGGTTTACCCTAGTCCCATGCGGATTGACTCCAGCAACATGAATCCACAAGATTTCTGGAAGTGTGGCTGTCAGATTGTAGCAATGAACTACCAGACTCCTGGCCTGATGATGGATTTAAACATTGGCTGGTTCCGTCAGAATGGGAACTGTGGTTATGTGCTGCGTCCAGCGATCATGAGGGAGCAGGTTTCATATTTCAGTGCCAACACTAAAGATTCAGTGCCTGGTGTTTCTCCACAGCTCTTGCACATCAAGATTATCAGTGGACAAAACTTTCCAAAACCCAAAGGCTCAGGTGCCAAAGGAGACGTAGTAGATCCCTACGTGTATGTCGAAATACACGGCATTCCCGCCGACTGCGCTGAGCAAAGGACTAAAACGGTCAACCAAAACGGGGACAACCCTCTGTTTGACGAGAGCTTCGAGTTTCAGATAAACCTCCCCGAACTTGCAATGGTGCGCTTTGTGGTGCTGGATGACGACTATATTGGCGATGAGTTTATCGGTCAATACACAATCCCGTTTGAGTGTCTGCAGCCAGGTTTCCGCCATGTTCCGCTGCAGTCTCTGACAGGGGAAGTGCTGCCACATACCTTATTGTTTGTTCATGTGGCAATAACCAATCGAAGAGGAGGCGGCAAACCTCACAAAAGGGGGCTGTCTGTACGAAAAGGCAAGAGGAGTAGAGAGTATGCAAGCATGAGGGTGCTATTGATCAAAGCTCTGGATGATGTCTTCAAAACAGCCATTCAGCCACTGAGAGAGGCAACAGACCTCAGAGAAAACATGCAG AATGCCATAGCGTCCTTTAAAGAGCTGTGCGGCCTTTCAGCGGTGGCTAACCTGAAGCAGTGCATCTTGGCCCTTTCCCCTCGACTGACTGGGCCTGACAATAACCCCCTTCTGGTGTTCAACCTCAATGAGCAGTACCCCAACTTAGAGCCTCAAGGCCTGCTACCAGAGGTCCTAAAGAAAGTCGTTACCACATATGACATG GTAATCCAGACCAGCAAGACGCTGCTAGAGAGCTCAGAGGGGGTGTACGAGAGAATCCTACAAACCCAAAAAGCAG CTATGGAATTTCACGAGAACCTCCACGACCTGGCTGTGAAGGAAGGCTTGAAAGGCAGAAAGCTGCACAAGGCTGTGGAGAGCTTCACGTGGAACATCACCATTCTGAAG GGCCAGGCGGATCTACTGAAGCATGCCCGAAGCGAAGTCCAGGAGAACCTCAAGCAGATCCACTATGCCGCGCTCACCTGTAAACTGACTAAAGGTAGCGCGGTGAGCGGTTCCTTCGGCTCTGAGTCCAAGAGCAGATGCAGCCTTGAGGCCATCCCGGAGAAGGCCATCGCGGAGGAGGAGCTGACGGACGAGGACAACTAG